Proteins from a genomic interval of Dermacentor variabilis isolate Ectoservices chromosome 8, ASM5094787v1, whole genome shotgun sequence:
- the LOC142591457 gene encoding uncharacterized protein LOC142591457, which translates to MAATRAQTDGPPAGAKCKVKLPKHELQRFSGAATEWQSFWEQFEQAVHGNDGLSNAEKFLCLRSVLSEKAAAAIAGIQVTGANYTTVIELLKERFGRRDVLIQEHLTQLLDLPTVQNEKEHIGLRRLYDHLQRNIAGLTALGVKTDSYGALLSSALLRMLPTDLVVGYHKGLSAASRDDAISIKSLQAFLKTEVESREKALQPVKKLQGALVAVKTEFGWTLQGAIPSSSSAAYCSTVAVLRAGVFADTTSLSKELKSFWELESIGIIDSSAQTNEESEEVMSTFSASLEKMDTRYEVALPWKPLNMQLADNKAVAKKRLTNLTKKLMKDESTLIKYDEAIRQYLEQGFAERLPSQESNNDVSRLYYMPHRAVFRPDSLSTKIRVVFDASSHDAGCISLNEALEPGPNLNPDLLKVLLNFRIHRIGLSADIEKAFLQISVQPADRDALRFLWYAHLPTMEDPEPPIEVWRMTRVPFGVTSSPFLLAATVRHHLSTTEGYPEIRKTISESLYVDDLITGANTVEEATDLYRGALDVMNRASMTLRKWNSNSKKLQQLFNDEGTGCALGYVECPTTSVSRVLGLVWDKDRDHLAFSMEAILDFLDRNSITKRFILQASARIYDPLGLISPVTVTTKLMFQTLWELGIEWDAPLPEEVKAGWTQWHTQLHHLTDITVPRRYGSLANDSWKEVHIFTDTSPRAYGAVVYLRISGVKEAKVTLVLSKSRVAPIKRISLPRLELMGMVIGARLREYLERSLTLSISRWYLWTDSSIALHWVRGPAQQWKPFVANRVLEIQQRSDPDIWNHCSGIENPADLLTRGVTPQVLKSSSLWWNGPAWLSKPSTCWPRHEGTADMIIAEEERRTLRVHNVTVKESVLPLQKYSSLSRLVRVTAWVLRFFHNAMHPGQKYEGPITTEEVQKAHTCLILQVQFEAFQEELQCLRRSTRMPSDSPIRDLSVIYDDDGVLRVGGRLNAAELSYNVKHPVILPSRHPYTELTISAAHRRLLHAGALETLTELREMYWIVRGRQMVKKVLKKCVTCNRFNSRAATEPVAPLPRERVTQAPPFDVTGADFAGPLNTKDQGNNRKSYIVIFTCAVTRAIHLELVTDMSTSNFLMAFRRFISRRGVCRVIFSDNARTFQRASKDLKRLWTTIRGE; encoded by the exons ATGGCGGCGACGCGGGCGCAGACCGACGGCCCTCCGGCGGGGGCAAAGTGCAAAGTGAAACTGCCGAAGCACGAGTTACAACGATTTAGCGGCGCCGCCACGGAGTGGCAGTCCTTCTGGGAGCAGTTCGAGCAAGCGGTGCACGGAAACGACGGCCTCTCCAACGCAGAGAAGTTTCTGTGCTTGCGATCGGTGCTTTCGGAAAAAGCCGCAGCGGCCATTGCCGGCATTCAAGTGACTGGGGCAAATTACACCACTGTCATCGAACTTTTGAAAGAGCGCTTCGGTCGACGAGACGTGCTGATTCAAGAACACCTGACTCAGTTACTCGACTTGCCAACTGTACAGAACGAAAAGGAGCACATCGGCCTACGTCGACTCTATGACCACCTGCAACGCAATATCGCTGGCCTCACGGCGCTCGGAGTCAAAACAGACAGTTACGGCGCCCTGCTCTCCTCCGCACTCCTGCGAATGCTGCCAACCGATCTTGTTGTCGGATACCATAAGGGACTTTCCGCTGCAAGCAGAGATGACGCGATCAGCATCAAGAGTTTGCAAGCTTTTCTTAAAACAGAAGTAGAGAGCAGGGAAAAGGCACTGCAACCTG TAAAGAAGCTGCAAGGCGCACTAGTTGCTGTAAAGACCGAATTTGGCTGGACTCTACAAGGAGCGATTCCCAGCAGTAGCTCAGCTGCCTACTGCTCAACCGTGGCAGTGCTTCGTGCCGGAGTGTTCGCCGACACAACCAGCTTGTCCAAGGAGCTCAAATCGTTTTGGGAACTTGAGAGCATTGGAATTATCGACTCGTCTGCCCAAACGAACGAAGAAAGCGAAGAAGTCATGAGCACATTTTCGGCATCGCTAGAGAAAATGGACACGCGCTATGAAGTAGCACTGCCCTGGAAACCCTTGAACATGCAACTTGCCGACAACAAAGCTGTTGCAAAGAAGCGCTTGACTAACCTCACAAAGAAGTTAATGAAAGATGAGTCGACACTGATCAAGTATGACGAAGCTATCCGTCAGTACCTGGAACAAGGATTCGCAGAACGACTTCCATCGCAAGAAAGCAACAACGATGTAAGCAGACTATACTACATGCCTCATCGTGCAGTTTTTAGGCCTGACAGCCTTTCTACCAAGATTAGAGTCGTCTTTGACGCATCTTCTCACGATGCAGGTTGTATATCTCTGAACGAAGCCCTAGAACCAGGACCGAACTTGAATCCAGATTTACTTAAGGTATTGCTGAACTTCAGAATTCATCGTATTGGATTAAGTGCAGACATTGAAAAGGCATTTCTGCAAATTTCGGTGCAACCGGCTGATCGCGATGCCCTCCGATTTCTTTGGTATGCACATCTTCCAACGATGGAAGACCCAGAACCTCCTATTGAGGTCTGGAGAATGACTCGTGTCCCTTTCGGCGTGACAAGTAGTCCATTCCTCCTCGCAGCCACCGTGCGCCACCATCTGTCCACGACAGAAGGTTATCCAGAAATAAGAAAAACCATCAGCGAGAGCCTTTACGTGGACGACCTCATAACAGGAGCGAACACAGTGGAGGAGGCTACAGATTTATACCGAGGGGCACTAGATGTCATGAATCGAGCAAGCATGACACTGCGTAAGTGGAACTCAAATTCCAAGAAGCTGCAACAGCTGTTCAACGACGAAGGAACCGGATGCGCCCTTGGCTACGTGGAATGTCCAACAACAAGTGTCTCACGGGTCCTCGGACTTGTATGGGATAAGGACAGAGATCACCTAGCATTTTCCATGGAGGCCATCTTAGATTTCCTAGACCGAAACAGCATCACCAAACGATTCATTCTTCAGGCATCGGCTCGTATATATGACCCACTTGGTCTCATTTCTCCGGTCACAGTTACAACCAAGTTGATGTTTCAAACACTGTGGGAATTGGGTATTGAGTGGGACGCccctctgcctgaagaagtcaAAGCAGGTTGGACGCAGTGGCACACCCAGCTACACCATTTAACGGACATAACAGTGCCAAGACGATATGGTAGCTTAGCCAACGACAGCTGGAAGGAAGTACACATCTTCACAGATACCAGCCCCAGAGCTTACGGCGCAGTTGTATATTTGCGCATCTCTGGGGTCAAGGAAGCAAAGGTTACTCTGGTCCTCTCAAAGTCCCGAGTAGCACCAATTAAGAGaatttctcttccaagactggaaTTGATGGGCATGGTGATAGGTGCTCGACTGAGGGAATATTTGGAGCGGTCACTGACCCTTTCAATATCCAGATGGTATCTGTGGACTGATTCATCTATTGCGCTGCATTGGGTGCGAGGTCCCGCACAACAATGGAAACCCTTTGTCGCCAACAGAGTGTTGGAAATTCAGCAGCGATCGGATCCAGACATCTGGAATCACTGCTCTGGGATCGAAAATCCCGCCGACCTTTTGACAAGGGGAGTCACACCTCAGGTACTCAAGTCGAGCTCACTTTGGTGGAATGGACCTGCTTGGCTTTCGAAGCCATCTACTTGCTGGCCAAGGCATGAAGGCACCGCGGATATGATCATCGCAGAGGAGGAGAGAAGAACCCTTCGTGTTCACAACGTGACTGTAAAAGAATCTGTCTTGCCTCTGCAGAAATATAGCTCCCTCTCTAGACTGGTTCGAGTGACAGCCTGGGTTTTGCGATTTTTCCACAACGCCATGCACCCCGGACAAAAATATGAGGGACCTATTACGACAGAGGAAGTTCAAAAGGCACATACTTGTTTGATTCTTCAAGTACAATTCGAGGCCTTCCAAGAGGAACTCCAGTGTCTTCGCCGCTCAACACGCATGCCAAGCGATTCCCCGATACGTGATCTCAGCGTCATCTACGACGACGATGGAGTGCTGAGAGTGGGAGGAAGGCTCAATGCAGCCGAGTTGTCCTACAACGTGAAGCATCCTGTCATCCTACCGTCGAGACATCCCTACACAGAGCTAACGATCAGCGCAGCCCACCGCCGTCTCCTGCATGCCGGCGCACTGGAGACTCTTACCGAATTGAGGGAAATGTACTGGATCGTGCGGGGAAGGCAAATGGTGAAAAAGGTGCTTAAGAAATGTGTGACTTGCAACCGTTTCAACAGCCGAGCTGCTACTGAGCCAGTCGCTCCTCTGCCTCGTGAGAGGGTGACGCAAGCTCCACCCTTTGATGTTACCGGTGCAGATTTTGCTGGCCCACTGAACACAAAGGATCAAGGAAATAACCGGAAGTCTTACATCGTTATTTTCACATGTGCAGTGACCAGGGCAATACACCTTGAATTGGTGACCGACATGTCCACCTCAAACTTCCTGATGGCGTTCCGAAGATTTATCTCGAGAAGAGGAGTTTGTCGAGTGATCTTTTCTGACAACGCCAGGACATTCCAGCGCGCTTCTAAGGATCTAAAGCGACTATGGACAACAATAAGAGGAGAATAA